A stretch of the Thermus thermophilus genome encodes the following:
- a CDS encoding UDP-N-acetylglucosamine--N-acetylmuramyl-(pentapeptide) pyrophosphoryl-undecaprenol N-acetylglucosamine transferase, giving the protein MILLTGGGTGGHLFPALAVAEELGRRGHPVFYLGAEGGLEARLLPKTPIPHALIPAGKLDRSALRPQEAPKVLQGVLRAQALLRRLRPKAVLSTGGYAGFPGGMAASLLGIPLLLHEQNARLGLANRALAPLAKGLALSVPLALPAPLARKARVVGYPVREVRHPKDEAKRRLGFDPQRPLLLVLGGSQGSLELNERLPPVLKGLPVQVLHQVGERWVERFRPLEGEGYRVEGFVDTPLAMSAADLLLSRAGAGTLAEAAFHGLPAILFPLSPKLDGGAQLANARAYAQAGGAVLGAWDRLASQILEALEDLEARRRAMARLSPEGAAARLADLLEAFL; this is encoded by the coding sequence GTGATCCTCCTGACCGGCGGGGGCACGGGGGGGCACCTCTTCCCCGCCCTGGCCGTGGCGGAGGAGCTTGGGCGGCGGGGCCACCCCGTCTTCTACCTGGGGGCAGAGGGGGGCCTCGAGGCCCGCCTCCTCCCCAAGACCCCCATCCCCCACGCCCTCATCCCCGCGGGGAAGCTGGACCGGAGCGCCCTAAGGCCCCAGGAGGCCCCCAAGGTGCTCCAAGGGGTCCTCCGGGCCCAGGCCCTCCTCCGGCGCCTCAGGCCCAAGGCGGTGCTCAGCACCGGGGGGTACGCCGGCTTCCCCGGGGGGATGGCGGCGAGCCTCCTCGGCATCCCCCTCCTCCTCCACGAGCAGAACGCCCGCCTGGGCCTCGCCAACCGGGCCCTGGCCCCCCTGGCCAAAGGCCTGGCCCTCTCCGTCCCTCTGGCCCTCCCCGCACCCCTGGCGCGGAAAGCCCGGGTGGTGGGCTACCCCGTGCGGGAGGTGCGCCACCCCAAGGACGAGGCCAAGCGCAGGCTCGGCTTTGACCCCCAAAGGCCCCTCCTCCTCGTCCTCGGGGGGAGCCAAGGCAGCCTGGAGCTCAACGAGCGCCTCCCCCCGGTCCTCAAGGGCCTCCCCGTCCAGGTGCTCCACCAGGTGGGGGAAAGGTGGGTGGAGCGCTTCCGGCCCCTCGAGGGGGAAGGCTACCGGGTGGAGGGCTTCGTGGACACCCCCCTGGCCATGAGCGCCGCCGACCTCCTCCTCTCCCGGGCCGGGGCAGGGACGTTGGCGGAGGCGGCCTTCCACGGCCTCCCGGCCATCCTCTTCCCCCTCTCCCCTAAGCTGGACGGCGGGGCCCAGCTCGCCAACGCCCGGGCCTACGCCCAAGCGGGGGGGGCGGTTTTGGGGGCGTGGGACCGCCTTGCCTCCCAGATCCTCGAGGCGCTGGAAGACCTGGAGGCGCGCCGAAGGGCCATGGCCCGCCTCTCCCCCGAGGGGGCGGCGGCGCGCCTCGCCGACCTTCTGGAGGCGTTCCTATGA